A genomic segment from Gossypium hirsutum isolate 1008001.06 chromosome D04, Gossypium_hirsutum_v2.1, whole genome shotgun sequence encodes:
- the LOC107899360 gene encoding tRNA pseudouridine synthase A, with protein sequence MVTSFTVKSVATFIGKEKRLGRFRDLVSLSSMENQTKNKIYFHYNHTDSCNSARWTARESYQFMYERPWQDVLHFFSNVVNARLTLSTMFGTDNSPQTCIDVVDDDYKTSEVCDEKEERCGRWERVTFKIILSYSGYAFDGWQKQPGLNTVQEIVEKSLGRFVDDKKARLLKEKSKPLEGCAVVAGRTDKGVSAIRQVCSFYTWRKDVKPCDIEGEINSAAPGKLRVVLVSEVSRVFHPNFSAKWRRYLYIFPLNDQENEKQCCENEKEVESFSFARNCNEPSNKCVESSSSENVENLIIGNNKEFEAPTCFSVCRVNQLLRHLEGKLLSYKMFARDTKASRNIGPPTECFMYHARAAEARIPCSVHEEGRKVMCVELVANRFLRKMVRVLVATSIREAAAGAEEDALLKLMEATCRRATAPPAPPDGLCLVDVGYTDFNPKNCLIP encoded by the exons ATGGTGACATCCTTTACCGTAAAATCGGTGGCAACTTTTATCGGCAAAGAGAAAAGGCTGGGGAGATTCAGAGACTTGGTATCACTGTCATCCATGGAAAACCAAACGAAAAACAAGATTTATTTTCACTATAACCATACGGATTCTTGCAATTCTGCGAGGTGGACTGCCAGGGAGAGCTATCAATTCATGTATGAGCGACCTTGGCAGGATGTTCTGCATTTCTTTTCCAATGTGGTCAACGCCCGCTTAACCTTATCCACCATGTTTGGCACTGACAATAGCCCTCAG ACATGTATTGATGTTGTTGATGATGATTATAAAACATCAGAGGTTTGTGATGAGAAGGAAGAAAGGTGTGGTAGATGGGAAAGGGTAACATTCAAGATAATTCTTTCATACAGTGGATATGCCTTTGATGGATGGCAGAAGCAGCCTGGTTTGAACACTGTACAGGa AATAGTTGAAAAATCTCTTGGGAGATTCGTTGATGACAAGAAAGCACGacttttgaaagaaaaatctAAACCACTCGAAGGTTGTGCTGTGGTTGCTGGCCGAACTGACAAAGGAGTGTCTGCTATTCGGCAAGTTTGTTCTTTCT ATACTTGGAGAAAGGATGTAAAACCTTGTGATATTGAGGGGGAAATCAACAGTGCAGCACCTGGGAAACTCAGAGTTGTGTTAGTTTCTGAG GTTTCGCGTGTATTCCATCCCAACTTTTCTGCAAAATGGAGGCGCTATTTGTATATATTTCCTTTGAATGATCAAGAAAATGAGAAGCAATGCTGTGAGAATGAGAAGGAAGTTGAGAGTTTTAGTTTTGCTAGAAACTGTAATGAGCCAAGTAACAAGTGTGTTGAAAGCAGTAGTTCGGAAAATGTTGAGAATTTAATTATCGGCAATAATAAAGAGTTTGAAGCACCAACTTGTTTCAGTGTATGCCGGGTTAATCAATTACTACGGCATCTAGAAGgaaaattattatcatacaaaaTGTTTGCACGTGATACCAAAGCCTCTAGAAACAT aGGGCCACCAACGGAGTGCTTCATGTACCATGCTCGAGCTGCAGAAGCAAGAATACCCTGTTCG GTTCATGAGGAAGGAAGGAAGGTTATGTGTGTTGAGTTGGTTGCAAATCGATTCCTACGCAAG ATGGTCCGTGTGCTTGTGGCGACCTCTATAAGGGAAGCAGCTGCAGGAGCAGAAGAAGATGCATTGCTAAAACTGATGGAGGCTACCTGTAGACGTGCCACGGCACCCCCCGCCCCCCCTGATGGGCTATGTCTTGTTGATGTTGGCTATACTGATTTCAACccaaaaaattgtctcatcccaTGA